The sequence TAAACCTTGTGGCGTTGAAAGAACATCTGAGAAATTCAATCTTCCGTAAAGCGTTCCGTCATTATCAGAGAACTGAATTGAGAAAATAGATTCCGGTCCATTTTCGTAAGTTCCTGGCAGGAAGTTGTTTGCAAAATCAGGTTCTAAAGAAGCTTTTCCGATTACATTATCTGTTGCCGCAATTACTTCCTGCAGATGCTGCTGGTTTATACCTGTAACTTTGAATGTTTCATCCTGTGTGTACGCCTGGTACAATCTTGTTTTTGCCAAATAAGCATAAGCTGCTTTTTTAGTGGCACGCCCCACCTGTGGCTGTGTATCTGGCAAATTATCGGCTGCAGCCTGAAAATCTTCAGCAATTTTATTCCAAAGTTCTTCGTTTGAAAGTGCTTTGTTTGAAATCGTTTTATAATCTTCTACCGGAATATCTTCTGTGATATAAGGTACATTTCTAAACATAATTTTCAGCATAAAATAAAAATGTCCTCTTAAAAAACGCATTTCAGCCATTCTTGTTTTTTTCAATGGATAATCCGCTTCTGAGAGCTGCTCTAAGGCTTTCAACGCTTTATTGGTTCTTGAAACCCCTACATAACTGATGTACCAGAAACTGTCCAATTCTCCAAAATCCGGACGGATGTTATTTGAAACTTCAAAAAAGTGAAAATCCTGAATATCATTTGTACCACTTCCGCCTTTATAAGCATCATCTGAACGAACATTACCAAAAGGCCACAAACTGTACGGAGAATCATAATGATCATTTCCTAACTGTGCATACGCTGCATTCATAAATCCTTCAACCGACTGAGGCGTAACAATATCTTCTTCTGACAACACACCACGCGGATCATTTTCTAAAAAATCGGAACAGGAAGCAAAGAAACCCATCACTGCAAATCCTGCGATATATAATATTTTTTTCATTTTTTTAATCTTTTGTTATAAAGTAAAATTAAGACCAGCAGTAAAAGTTGTCGGCTGAGGATATCCAAAACCAGCATTTTCCGGATCAACTCCTGTGAAGCTTTTAGCATCAATAATCAACAAATTCTGTCCGCTGATGTAAAGTCTAAAACTTTCCATATTCAATTTCTTCAGTAATTCTTTAGGAAAACTATATCCAAACTGCAAAACTCTAAGTTTAAGATAATTTCCATTTTCTACGTAATAAGTTGAAAATCTAGACTCTGCATTTCTGTCAACTGTTGTCAGAGCTGGAATTGTAGAATTTGTATTGTCTAAAGACCATGCATTCAGCAAACGAGTTCCTTTGTTTGATCCCACATCATCTACGCTCCAGAAATCAGTCTGATATTTAGTATTATTGATAACATCCACGTCGCTTGCACCTTCCCAGAAAGTGGTGAAATCAAAGTTTTTATAAGACAAGTTTAAATTAATTCCGTACAACAATCCCGGATTTGGATTTCCGATCCAGGTACGGTCTTTATCTGTAATTGTTCCGTCGCCATTTAAGTCTTTGTAACGAATTCTTCCAAGGCCTTTTCCTTCCTGAATTGCCGAGTTATCCACCTGATCCTGACTTGTAAACAATCCGTCAGTAACATAACCGTACATCGAATTTATTGGACGCCCTAAAATATTATCATTCAGTCCGTCGCCACCATAATTGTTTTTTACTTCATCCGGCAGTTGTGTAATCTTATTTTTGTTTGCCGAAATGTTTCCGGAAATATCATATTTCAGTCCAAATGAGGTTTCGTCATGATAGCCCAAAGAAAACTCCCAACCTTTATTTTCCATAGAGGCTCCGTTTACCCAGCGGTTTCCACCTTCACCAATAACGCCTAAATAAGGTGGCAATACTAGAATATCATCTGTTTTCTTAATATAATAATCAACAGATCCGCTTAATTTTTGTTTGAATAAACCAAAGTCCAAACCAATGTTGGTCTGCGTAGTAGTTTCCCATTTCAAATCATCATTTCCGGATTGCGTTGCAATAAAACCAGAAGGAAGCAATCCGTTTCCGTTTCCTGCAATATCGTAAGCTGTTCCAAACGAGGTTGCCCAAGTTGGACTTCCACCAGCATAACTTGCTAAATAAAGTGAGTAAACAGCCGTATTACTGATTTCCTGATTACCGGTTTGTCCCCAGCCTGCTCTTAATTTTAAGTCAGAAAAAACAGGAGCACTATTTTTAATGAAATTTTCATTGCTGATTCTCCATCCCGCTGATACTGCCGGAAATGTCCCGAATTGATTGTTTTTTCCAAAACGAGAAGAACCATCACGACGAATTGTAGCCGAAACCAAATAACGATTGTCAAACTCGTAATCTGCTTTTCCAAAATAAGAAAGTAAAGAATACACAGTAGAAGTTCCGCTAGTAAACGATTCTCCTGTTCCTGCATCAGGATACATATAATCTGGCGTTTCGATCAAAAAGTCATTTTTACGTAATGTATTTGTATCATAAGTGTCTTTGTACATCTCCGTTCCCGCCATCAAATTCAGATTGCTTTTTCCAAAGTTTAAGCTATAAATTGCTGTATTCGTCCAAGTCCATTTGTCGCTGATCGATTGGTCGATTGTAACAGACGTTTGATCGTTTTGCAGATAACCTGATTTGTAGCTTCTTTGCAAAGTACGCTTCTTATAAAAACCATAATCCATTCCGAAACTGGTTTTGATGTGCAGGTTTTTAATGATTTCCAAATCTGCGTAAGCGTTACCAAATAGGCGCAAATAATCATACTTATTGTCTTTATTATATTCTAAAAGTCTAACCGGATTTTGTCTGTCGTTCATTCCTCCAACCGGTCCTCCCCAGCCTATTCCGTCTACAGTGTGCACCGGAATAATTGGTAGAGCTCTAAGTGCAGGATCTAAAACGCCCGGATCTGTAACTTCGTTCGTACGGTTTAAACTGAAGTTTTCTCCAATAACTAATTTGCCATCAAAGTATTTATATGAACTGTTCATTCTCGCAGAAATTCTTTCAAAATCTGTTGTTTTTACAACACCTTCATTTCCATAATAACCCAGAGAGAAAACATAATTTCCTTTGTCTGAAGCATTCGAAACCGACAAATCATAAGAATTAGCAACTCCGGTTTGAGAAATTGCGTCATACCAATCTGTATTTGAAGCTTTTATGGTTTGTTGTGCATCTAAATATTCCGGAACCAAAACTTTATTCAATTGCGGTTTATTATTGTTTACCGACCAATCAAACTGATAACGTAAATTGTTATTATTGGGATTTAAACCGTCGTTAATATTCGCCTGCCAAAGTGCCTGCCCAAACTGGTTAGCGTTTAGAACATCTAACTTTCTTGAATAATCAGAAAAGGAAGCATAGGTACTGAAATTGATTCTCATTTTACCTTCTTTACCTTTTTTGGTTGTAATGATGATTACTCCGTTTGAAGCTCGGGAACCATAAATACTCGCTGAAGAAGCATCTTTCAGAACCTGAATCGTTTCAATATCATTAGGATTTAATTCATGCATTCCAGATTTTGTCGGCATTCCGTCAATAACGTAAAGCGGATCTGTGTTGTTCAAAGTTCCAACACCACGAATGACCACTTTTGTATTTCCTCCGCTCGGCGAACCATCTGAAGATACTTTTACTCCGGCAATTCTTCCCTGCAAAGCTTTAATTGGGTTTGGCTCCGGTTGCTTCATGACTTCCTTCATGTTTACAACGGCAACTGCACCTGTGATATCTGTTTTCTTTTGTTTAGAATATCCTGTTACGACAACTTCATTTAGCTGGTTGTTATCTACTTTTAAAGTTACATTGATCATTTTTTGACCTTTAACAGGAATAGATTGTGGAGCATATCCTATAAAGGAAACTACAAGAATAGCATCTGAATTTATATTGCCGAACGAAAAATTGCCATCAAAATCTGTTACGGTACTGGTATTTGTACCTGAAATAAGTACGGTTGCTCCTGGAAGCGGCATTCCGTCATCTGCAGAAAATACCGTTCCCTTTACTCCATTTTCCTGAGCCGTCATAAGTAGCACCGGAAAGAAGAAAAATAGAAAATAAATAATTTTACTTTTCATGAGGTTAGTGGTTTTTAGTTAGTTTATATTTAATTGGTTAATTACGAGGTTATTCAATTCAATTTCCTCCTTTGAAGAAACTGATAGAGATGTAAATGGCTGGTTTGTGAAAAAGATTTCTGTTATAACTTTTTCGCCATTGTTGTAAAATATTTCAATAGAGGTTTTATCTAAAATAATTTTAAAAACACCTTCTTTTTGATTCCCGTTTAAAGCTGCTTTTGTGATCGTTGCTGCAAACTTTTCAGAGAAATCATTTTTTCCAGACTTCGAACGATCTACAAATAAATAATGATCTGAATTATTGATTCCGAAAGTCAAAGACTCACCTTTTTCATTTGAAAGCGTAAAAGTGTACGTGTCTTGTTTTATGTTTTTCAGCTTAAAATCAATAATTGCTTTAGTTAAATCAATTTTCCCTGATCCGGAAATCGAAAGATTGCCTTTTCCTTTTAGGTTTTTCTTTTTTATAGATTTAGAAACATATTTATTGATTTCTTTTACCGGATTACTGATTAGACTATAAGCATTTCCTTTTTTTATCAACTGAATTTCGCGGGCAATTGTAGTGCTGCTTCTCCATGCAAATGTTGGAACATCTTGCGCGTACTCCCAATTAGACATCCACCCGATAAATAATCGACGTCCGTCAGCACTTGGAACATTATTCCAGGTTACACCAGCATAATTGTCTTTTCCGTAATCAATCCAAACGGCTTTTTCCTGTTCTATTCTTTTGGCAAAATTTGGGTCTAATGTAAAAGTAGTTCCATCAAAATCTCCAATAAAATATTGCGTTCCGGAACCTCCATTTACACCTCCTGGATTTAAGCTCTGAATTAAAACCCATTTGGTTTCATTTGACCCTTGTACTTTTATTTCAAAAAAATCTGGACATTCCCAAACACCTCCATGTGCCCCAATATTTTTTCCGAAATCTGATAAATATTCCCAGTTTTTTAAGTCTTTGGATTTATAAAATTGAGAACGGTCCTGTGCTGCTAAAACCATAATCCATTGCTTATTCGTTTCATCCCAAGTTACTTTCGGGTCACGAAAATCTCGAATTCCAGGGTTTTTTATGACAGGATTTCCTTCCTCAAATTTCTGCCATGTAAAACCATTGTCATTCGAGAAAGCAATATCCTGCTGCTCGACATCAATTTTATTTTCTTTTTCTTTTGTCATATTATGCAGCGTATAAATTGCTACAATTGGAGCCGTTTTTCCCGTTCCTAAACCAGAAGTATTGTTTGAATCTACAACAGCACTTCCTGAAAAAATATATTTATTGTTATCTGGGTAAATCGCGATAGGCAACTCTTCCCATTTAATGAGATCTTTACTAACGGCATGTCCCCAATGCATCGGTCCCCATTTATTTCCATCAGGAAAGTGCTGGTAGAATAAATGATATTTTCCATCTGCATAGAACATTCCGTTAGGATCGTTCATCCAGCCTTTTTTTGGTGTAAAATGAAAATTAGGACGGTACATTTGCTCCTCTGAAGATGCTGATACTGAAACAGCAGTTGTTTGCGCCACAGCCGAATACGGTTTAAGTCCCCCTACTGAGAGGAGTATCGCACTATAAAATGCCAGCGGTAGATGTTTCTTTGATCTCATTTTTTTTGATATTTTTTTTGGTTAGATTTTCACTTAATACTTCTAAAGAAACTCCTTTGGTTTCGGGCATCAGAAAAATTACGAACAGTAATTGCAGCACCATCATCAATGTAAAAATTAAGAATACTACTTCCGGGCCAATTTCTGAAAATAGCATCGGAATTAAAGATGGGATAATTGCTGCCAAAACCCAATGTACTGAACTCCCAAATGCCTGTCCAGAAGCCCGAATGTGATTTGGAAAAATTTCGGAAATAAAAACCCAGATAACTGCCCCTTGGCCAATGGCGTGAGAAGCAATAAATAAGAAAAGGAAAATAGGTACAGATAAGCCTCCCCAATTGAAATAAAAGGCAGCAGAAACCAATCCTAAAGAAATAATATATCCTATAGAACCAATGTACATTAACAACTTTCTTCCTAATTTGTCAATTAATGCTACGCCGATTAAAGTGAATATAAGATTCGTAATTCCGATTCCGATGCTACTTAATAAAGCCGTATTTTGTCCTAAACCTGCTTCTTCAAAAATTCTTGGCGCATAATATAAAAAGGCATTGATTCCCGAAAACTGGTTAAAGAATGCAATTAAAAAAGCCAATACTAACGGAAAACGGTATTTCTTCATGAAGATATTTTCATGTTTTGTAACACCATTTTCTCTGGAATCATCCATGATGTCTTTTAGGTCAGCAGACGGATCAATTTGAAACAGCACTTTACGAGCCTCTTCATCTCGGTTTTTAGATAATAACCATCTTGGGCTCTCTGGAATTGTAAGTATAAAAAGAATGTAAATAAAAGAAGGAATAGCCTGCACTCCTATCATCCAACGCCAGGCATTTTCTCCAATATCTTTTAAAAAGTAGTTGGAGATAAATGCAATTAAAATTCCAAGTACAATATTAAACTGATAAAGCGCTACTAAACGTCCGCGTTTGTCAGCCGGGGCAATTTCGGAAACATAGGCCGGCGCCGCAATAGTTGAAGCCCCAACACCCAAGCCTCCAATAAATCTGAAAGCAGCAAATACAAATGGATCATTTGCAAAAGCAGCACCAATAGCAGAAAGAAAGTATAAAATTCCTATCCAGAACAGTGTTTTTTTACGACCTATTTTATTGGTTGGAATTCCACCAAAAATGGCACCTACAACTGTTCCCCAAAGTGCCATTGCCATAACAACAGATCCATGAAAAGCATCAGATGAATGCCAAAGAAGCTGTAGCTGTTTATCAGCTCCAGAAATAACTACGGTATCAAAACCGAATAGAAAACCTGCCAGTGCAGCAGTAACAGACCAAATCAATATCTTGTTCATTGTAGATGTATTAAAAACTTGTTGCTAAGATATCCGCAAAAAAAACAACTTATTTTTAATGATGTTACAATTTAATTCTATAAATACTGACAGTTTGATATTTAAATAACAAAAGCCTTATTTACAAGGCTTTAGATAATTTAAAATTTATTTACGAAAACCTTGTAGTTTCGATTTTGTTACATTAGGTTTAAAATTGATACCTAAATTGTATCAATTTTAAACCAATATTAAATGGAAGATTTGTATTCCTTTGGTGAAATTCCAAATTTATTCTTAAAAGCTGTAGAAAAATAGTTGGGAGAAGAGAAACCAAGTGAGTACGCAATTTCAGAAATATTCATATTATTTGACTTTAAAAGCTCTGCCGCCTTCTCCAATTTTACATTATTGATATGGTCACTGATATTAATTCCTATAATTGCTTTTACTTTTCGATACAACTGAACTCTCGAAACTCCGAGTTTATCGGCTAAATCTTCAACAGAGAATTTGGAATTTTCGACGTTTTTCTTAATAATGTCATTCATTTTGGTAATAAAGGATTGTTCCTGATTGCCAAATTTCGACTCAGGTTCAACACGATAAATGTTATTAGTATAGTAATAACGAAGTTTCTCTCTGTTGAAAAGCAGACTTGATATAGATTGTTTTAAAATAGACAGGCTAAAAGGCTTCGTTAGATACTGATCTACTCCACTTTGCAATCCTTTTAAAACTGATTCTTTATTGCTCTGCGCTGTTAAAATAATAATAGGAATATGTGACGAACGCAAATCTTTTTTCAATTCTTTACTGATTTCGTAACCGTCTTTGTCTACCAAATTAATGTCGCAAATGATAATATCAGGAACAATTTCCATTGCTTTTTCAATAGCATCGCTTCCGTCAGAAGTATAAATGACA comes from Flavobacterium sp. KACC 22761 and encodes:
- a CDS encoding RagB/SusD family nutrient uptake outer membrane protein, with protein sequence MKKILYIAGFAVMGFFASCSDFLENDPRGVLSEEDIVTPQSVEGFMNAAYAQLGNDHYDSPYSLWPFGNVRSDDAYKGGSGTNDIQDFHFFEVSNNIRPDFGELDSFWYISYVGVSRTNKALKALEQLSEADYPLKKTRMAEMRFLRGHFYFMLKIMFRNVPYITEDIPVEDYKTISNKALSNEELWNKIAEDFQAAADNLPDTQPQVGRATKKAAYAYLAKTRLYQAYTQDETFKVTGINQQHLQEVIAATDNVIGKASLEPDFANNFLPGTYENGPESIFSIQFSDNDGTLYGRLNFSDVLSTPQGLGCCDFHKPSQNLVNAFKTGANGLPEFDTYNNEDFDYKNIDANTVDPRLYHTVAMPGLPYKYDPEFLYVEAWVRSPGTYGYFASLKENVAPNCSCVVNIDPFYGNSKNRIQIRYADVILMRAEALIELGRQSEALPLINQIRERAAQSTGRLPYVKNFKINTYVDGGNCNWTQDFARKALRWERRLELAMEGSRFFDLVRWGITDQVMNDFYAKEKTKRTYYQDAFFDAHKEEYCPIPLKQINFSQGLYKQNPGY
- a CDS encoding sugar porter family MFS transporter, translated to MNKILIWSVTAALAGFLFGFDTVVISGADKQLQLLWHSSDAFHGSVVMAMALWGTVVGAIFGGIPTNKIGRKKTLFWIGILYFLSAIGAAFANDPFVFAAFRFIGGLGVGASTIAAPAYVSEIAPADKRGRLVALYQFNIVLGILIAFISNYFLKDIGENAWRWMIGVQAIPSFIYILFILTIPESPRWLLSKNRDEEARKVLFQIDPSADLKDIMDDSRENGVTKHENIFMKKYRFPLVLAFLIAFFNQFSGINAFLYYAPRIFEEAGLGQNTALLSSIGIGITNLIFTLIGVALIDKLGRKLLMYIGSIGYIISLGLVSAAFYFNWGGLSVPIFLFLFIASHAIGQGAVIWVFISEIFPNHIRASGQAFGSSVHWVLAAIIPSLIPMLFSEIGPEVVFLIFTLMMVLQLLFVIFLMPETKGVSLEVLSENLTKKNIKKNEIKETSTAGIL
- a CDS encoding glycoside hydrolase family 32 protein, with product MRSKKHLPLAFYSAILLSVGGLKPYSAVAQTTAVSVSASSEEQMYRPNFHFTPKKGWMNDPNGMFYADGKYHLFYQHFPDGNKWGPMHWGHAVSKDLIKWEELPIAIYPDNNKYIFSGSAVVDSNNTSGLGTGKTAPIVAIYTLHNMTKEKENKIDVEQQDIAFSNDNGFTWQKFEEGNPVIKNPGIRDFRDPKVTWDETNKQWIMVLAAQDRSQFYKSKDLKNWEYLSDFGKNIGAHGGVWECPDFFEIKVQGSNETKWVLIQSLNPGGVNGGSGTQYFIGDFDGTTFTLDPNFAKRIEQEKAVWIDYGKDNYAGVTWNNVPSADGRRLFIGWMSNWEYAQDVPTFAWRSSTTIAREIQLIKKGNAYSLISNPVKEINKYVSKSIKKKNLKGKGNLSISGSGKIDLTKAIIDFKLKNIKQDTYTFTLSNEKGESLTFGINNSDHYLFVDRSKSGKNDFSEKFAATITKAALNGNQKEGVFKIILDKTSIEIFYNNGEKVITEIFFTNQPFTSLSVSSKEEIELNNLVINQLNIN
- a CDS encoding TonB-dependent receptor; this translates as MKSKIIYFLFFFFPVLLMTAQENGVKGTVFSADDGMPLPGATVLISGTNTSTVTDFDGNFSFGNINSDAILVVSFIGYAPQSIPVKGQKMINVTLKVDNNQLNEVVVTGYSKQKKTDITGAVAVVNMKEVMKQPEPNPIKALQGRIAGVKVSSDGSPSGGNTKVVIRGVGTLNNTDPLYVIDGMPTKSGMHELNPNDIETIQVLKDASSASIYGSRASNGVIIITTKKGKEGKMRINFSTYASFSDYSRKLDVLNANQFGQALWQANINDGLNPNNNNLRYQFDWSVNNNKPQLNKVLVPEYLDAQQTIKASNTDWYDAISQTGVANSYDLSVSNASDKGNYVFSLGYYGNEGVVKTTDFERISARMNSSYKYFDGKLVIGENFSLNRTNEVTDPGVLDPALRALPIIPVHTVDGIGWGGPVGGMNDRQNPVRLLEYNKDNKYDYLRLFGNAYADLEIIKNLHIKTSFGMDYGFYKKRTLQRSYKSGYLQNDQTSVTIDQSISDKWTWTNTAIYSLNFGKSNLNLMAGTEMYKDTYDTNTLRKNDFLIETPDYMYPDAGTGESFTSGTSTVYSLLSYFGKADYEFDNRYLVSATIRRDGSSRFGKNNQFGTFPAVSAGWRISNENFIKNSAPVFSDLKLRAGWGQTGNQEISNTAVYSLYLASYAGGSPTWATSFGTAYDIAGNGNGLLPSGFIATQSGNDDLKWETTTQTNIGLDFGLFKQKLSGSVDYYIKKTDDILVLPPYLGVIGEGGNRWVNGASMENKGWEFSLGYHDETSFGLKYDISGNISANKNKITQLPDEVKNNYGGDGLNDNILGRPINSMYGYVTDGLFTSQDQVDNSAIQEGKGLGRIRYKDLNGDGTITDKDRTWIGNPNPGLLYGINLNLSYKNFDFTTFWEGASDVDVINNTKYQTDFWSVDDVGSNKGTRLLNAWSLDNTNSTIPALTTVDRNAESRFSTYYVENGNYLKLRVLQFGYSFPKELLKKLNMESFRLYISGQNLLIIDAKSFTGVDPENAGFGYPQPTTFTAGLNFTL